The following is a genomic window from Terriglobales bacterium.
TCGTCGGAGCTGCCGCTGTCGGTGGGCACCTGGTCCTTGAAGCCCAGGGGCGCGGGATTGTCGCGATAGATGGCGATCTGCCCGCTGGCCTCGTAGACGGGCGTGGTGGAGAAGGTGGCCACCGCCACCAGCGTGAACACCACCACCGCGGTGGCGATCACGATCCACTTGCGCTTGACCAGGATCTTCCAGTAATCGAGGACCGAGGGCTCGCGCGGCTCCACCGGCAGATAGCTGTAGGGGACCATCGGCGGGACCAACTCGCCGTGGACCGCGGGAGCAGGCACTCCCTTTTTCGACGGGATCAGATCACTTGGTTCCATACTGCGCACACCCCTGCGGGCCTAACCTTGCCTCCGGGGGAGAAGGCGCTTGCGGGGAGACCAGGCGCCAGCATCACCAACCGCCCCGTTGATCCTGCCACGTCTGGATACAGCCGATTTCCGCGCCAGAGTTCCTGTCATCTTACCATCATCGCGGAGGCGGGGGTACAGCTTTAGGCAACCCATGGCCTCCCGAATCGGGATTGATACCTCGTCTCCGGCTGACCCGCACAGCGGCAATGCGGTATAAGAGTTAAGAGTGAGGTTCCACCCATTACGAGTTGGTAATCGCAGATTCTCTCTGCGCGGGATCGGGGAGGACTGGAGTGAGTGTGCGTCCCCTGCTGGCGGTGGTACCGGCGCGCGGCGGCTCCAAGGGCTTGCCGGGAAAGAACGTGCGTCCGCTGGCGGGCCTGCCGCTGCTGGCGCATGCCCTGGAGTTCGCCCGCCGCTGCCCCGCCATCGACCGCTGCCTCGTTTCCACCGACAGCAAGAAGATCGCCGCCCTGGCCCGCCGCTACCGCGGCGACGTCCCTTTCCTGCGCCCCGCCGAACTGGCACAGGACGAGACTCCCATGCTCCCGGTGTTGCAGCACGCCCTGCGGGAAGTGGAGCGGATGGAAGGGCGGCGCTACGAGACCCTGCTGCTGCTGCAGCCCACCAACCCGGCGCGGCTGCCCCAGGACCTGGCCCGCGCGCTGGCCCTGCTCGACGCAGACCCCGGCTGCGTGGGCGTGATCGCGGTCTCCGAGCCCGCCTTCAACCCGCGCTACGTGTGCGTGGAAGAGCAGGCCGGCTACCTCCGCCGCCTGTTCTCCGGCGGGCCCGCCTACACCCGCCGCCAGGACGTTCCCCCGGTCTTCCGCGTCAACGGCATGCTCTATTTGTTCCGCCGCGATTATCTTCTGGAGACGAAGGAGATCGACGTGGACGCCGCGCCCCTCCGCATGCTGGTGCTGCCGCGCGAGCGCGCCTTCGACATCGACGACCTCCATGATTTCCAGATGGCCGAGCTGGCCCTGCAGGCCGGGCTGGTCAAGCTACCCTGGTTGAAGAGAAAGCGGCGCGGTCGCAAATGACGAAGGCGATGCCAACGACGATCAGGATCGGCGAGCGCGTGATCGGCGCCGGGCAGCCCTGCTTCGTCATCGCCGAAGCCGGCGTCAACCACAACGGCAGCCTGGAGATGGCTCGCCGCCTGGTGGACGCGGCCGTGCAAGCCGCTGCGGACGCCGTCAAGTTCCAGACCTTCCGCTCGGAGAAAGCCATCTCTCCCTTCGCGCCCAAGGCTGCCTACCAGGTGGAGACCACCGGCGCGGGCGAATCGCAACTGGAGATGGTGCGCAAGCTGGAGCTGCCGCCGGAGGCCTTCCGCGAATTGAAGAGCTACTGCGCCCA
Proteins encoded in this region:
- a CDS encoding Wzz/FepE/Etk N-terminal domain-containing protein produces the protein MPAPAVHGELVPPMVPYSYLPVEPREPSVLDYWKILVKRKWIVIATAVVVFTLVAVATFSTTPVYEASGQIAIYRDNPAPLGFKDQVPTDSGSSD
- a CDS encoding acylneuraminate cytidylyltransferase family protein is translated as MSVRPLLAVVPARGGSKGLPGKNVRPLAGLPLLAHALEFARRCPAIDRCLVSTDSKKIAALARRYRGDVPFLRPAELAQDETPMLPVLQHALREVERMEGRRYETLLLLQPTNPARLPQDLARALALLDADPGCVGVIAVSEPAFNPRYVCVEEQAGYLRRLFSGGPAYTRRQDVPPVFRVNGMLYLFRRDYLLETKEIDVDAAPLRMLVLPRERAFDIDDLHDFQMAELALQAGLVKLPWLKRKRRGRK